The stretch of DNA AGGATCCTCCGCGTGGCCGGGTCGAGGACGATCTTGTACGGGCTCTTCCTCGGCATGGCACCCTCCTCTCGGAGGAAACCATAGCCTACAACTTACGTCGGTGTAATTATGGTGGCGACCACTTAGGGAGAACGGCCCACCGTGGCGCAGGAACGGGAACACCCCCAGCACGCCGATGGTGAGAACGGTGACGATGACCCCGATCCGGACGGTCCGGAGCCAGTAGGGGACGAGAAGGTCCTTGGCGGGTTCCCCGGGATGCATGCTCAGACTAGGTTTTCGGTCGCCGGGCCTCGCCTCAAGGGGCCGTTTGGCGGTTTGCCGAGGTCCGTTTGATTGACCTACTGTCGGGTAGCTTCCGTTCGCCCGCCGTCCGGACAGTCGAGGAGCACGCGATGCCGAAGGACCTCTACGAGGTCGGGGAGATCCCACCGGCCGGTGAGGTGCCCGAGCGCATGTACGCCCAGGTCATCCGGCCGGAGCGGTTCGGGGAGCCCGAGGAGGCCTTCCTGGTCGAGGAGATCGCCGTCCCCGAGCTCGGCCCCCGCGACGCCCTGGTGCTGGTCATGGCCGCGGGGATCAACTACAACAACGTGTGGGCGGCCCGGGGCGTCCCGGTCGACGTGACCCGGGTGCATGCCCGGTTCGACGAGCCCGCCGAATTCCACATCGGCGGCAGCGACGCGTCGGGCGTCGTGTACGCGGTGGGCAGGGACGCGACCGGCGTCGCCGCGGGCGACCACGTGGTGATCCACTGCGGGCAGTGGGATCCGGACGATCCCTTCGTCGCGGACGGTGGCGACCCCGGATTCGCCGACAGCTTCCGGATCTGGGGCTACGAGTCGAACTGGGGCTCGTTCGCCCAGTTCACCAAGGTCCAGGACCACCAGTGCCTGCCCAAGGCGCCGCAGCTGACCTGGGAGCAGGCCGCCGCCCCCACGCTGGTCGGTGCGACGGCGTACCGGATGCTCCGGGGGTGGCCGCCGAACGTGGTGCAGGACGGCGACCCCGTGCTGATCTGGGGCGGGGCCGGCGGGCTGGGGTCCATGGCCATCCAGATCGCCCGGGAGTTCGGGGGCCGGCCGGTGGCCGTGGTGTCCTCGGAGTCCAAGGCCGAGTTCTGCCGCAAGCTCGGCGCGGTGGGGGTGGTCAACCGCCGGGGGTTCGACCACTGGGGGATGCTCCCGCACTGGACCGACACCGACGCCTTCGCCACGTGGCTGGAGGGCGCGAAGCGGTTCGGGAAGGCGTTCTGGGACGCGCTGGGGGAGCGAGTGAGCCCCCGGATCGTGTTCGAGCACCCCGGCGAGGAGACCGTTCCCACCTCGATCTTCATGTGCGACACGGGCGGCATGGTGGTGATCTGCGCCGGCACCACGGGCTACAACGCGGTGGTGGACCTGCGGTACCTGTGGATGCGCCAGAAGCGGTTCCAGGGTTCGCACTTCGCGAACGACGAGCAGTCCAGGGCCTTCAACCAGCTGGTGGTGGACGGGCGGGTCGACCCTTGCCTCTCGCGGACGTTCGCCTTCCACGAGATCCCGGGGGCCCACCAGCTGATGGCCGGGAACCGCCACCCGGAGGGGAACATGGCGGCCCTGGTCTCGGCCCCGCGCGAGGGCCTCACCGACCTGCCGGGCTAGCGACTGGCCGGCTGGCAGCACCCCGCGGCTGGAGAGTTCGATGCCCTACCCGAAGATCGAGCTTCACGTGCATCTGGAGGCGACGCTGCACCCGGAGCGGCTGCTGGACATCGCCCGCCGCAACGGCTACCCGCTCCCCGTGGACACGGTCGAGGGGGTCCGGGCCCTGTACCGGTTCCGCGACTTCGACCACTTCATCGAGGTCTGGATCCTGGTCACGAACGCGCTGCGGCACGCCGACGACTTCCGCCAGCTGGTCGTGGACTACGCCGGCGAGGCGGCGGGCCACGGCGCCGTGTACATCGAGGGCATCTTCTCGCCGGTCGAGCGGGTGTGGCGGGGCGTCGAATGGGACGAGATCTTCTCTGGCTATTGCGACGGCGCCCAGGAGGCACGGGAGCGCCATGGCGTCGAGGTCCGGCTGACCCCCGACATCACCCGGGACTCGCCTCTGGAGGATGCCATGGCCGCGGTCCGGTACGCGATCGAGTACCGCGACCGGGGCGTCGTGGGCATCGGGTTGGGCGGGGAAGAGACGCGCTGCCCGCCGGAGCCGTTCACGCCGGCCTTCCGGGCGGCCAAAGAAGGTGGGCTGGGCTCGGTTCCCCACGCCGGCGAGGTCGTCGGCCCTCGGTCGATCTGGGGCGCCCTCGAGAAGCTGGGGGCGGACCGGATCCGCCACGGCATTCGAGCGGAGGAGGATCCCGCCCTGGTCCGGGAGCTGGCGGACCGCGGCATCGTCCTCGACGTGTGCCCCGTGTCGAACCTCCGCACGGGTGCCGTCGCCTCCCTGGGCCAGCATCCGCTCCCGCGACTGGTGGGGCACGGCATCCGGTGCTCGATCTCGACCGACGACCCCGAGATGTTCGACACGGACCTCACCCGGGAGTACGAGGTGGCCACAGGGTTCGGCATCCCGCCTCGCGCGTTCTACGAGGCCGGCGTGGCCGGTGCCCTGTGCGATGCCGAGACGAAGGAACGGCTGGACGCGATCGGCCGGGCCTACCCCTGGCCCGAGGCCCGGGAGTCGTGACCTCCACCCCGGGAGCCGTCGGCTGGCCTGAGCCGAGCGAGGGGGCCTCGCCCAGGAACGGGCCGCCTCACGTCGCCGCACGGTACAGGTGCCACCGGTCCGGGATGCCTTTCAGCTCGTGTTCGCCGGAGTCGTGGAACGTGAATCCGGAGCCGGCGACAAGGTCCTTCACGGTCTGCGACACCAGCACCTCCGACGCGCTGGCGCTCGACGCGACACGGGCGCCGATCGACACGGTGATCCCCGCGCACTTCCCGTCGATCACCTCGCACTCGCCGGTGTGCACACCGGCGCGGACCTCGATCTCGAGGTGGCGGACCCGTTCGGCGATCTCCAGCGCGCACCGGATCGCGCGCGCCGGTCCGTCGAAGGTGGCGTAGAACCCGTCCCCCGCCGTGTCGTTCTCCACCCCACGCCACCGGGCCAGGGCCTCGCGGACGACGGCGTGGTGCGCGAGCACCAGCTCCTTCCAGGCCCGGTCGCCGACAGCGGCCTGCCTGGCGGTGGAGTCCACGATGTCGGTGAACAGGACCGTGGACAGAACGGTGTCGAGACCCGGAGGCGGGCGCTCGATGCCTGCCAGGCCCCGGAGGATGTCGAGGATCGGCTCCGCGGCCAGACCCGACCGGCCCTCCAGGACGTGCACGGTCGCATTCGGCATGAGCGAGGCGATGTATTCGGCCTGGGCGACCTCGTCCCGCGTTCCCGTGATCAGCGCGGCCGGGACGTGCACGGACGGCAGGATGGCCCGCACGTCGGTCTCCCAGTCGATGCGGTAGATCTCGTGAGCCACGTCCGGAGTCGCGGTGTTGCGGACGATCTTGGCGTAGATGTTGAGTCGCTCG from Actinomycetota bacterium encodes:
- the ccrA gene encoding crotonyl-CoA carboxylase/reductase, with translation MPKDLYEVGEIPPAGEVPERMYAQVIRPERFGEPEEAFLVEEIAVPELGPRDALVLVMAAGINYNNVWAARGVPVDVTRVHARFDEPAEFHIGGSDASGVVYAVGRDATGVAAGDHVVIHCGQWDPDDPFVADGGDPGFADSFRIWGYESNWGSFAQFTKVQDHQCLPKAPQLTWEQAAAPTLVGATAYRMLRGWPPNVVQDGDPVLIWGGAGGLGSMAIQIAREFGGRPVAVVSSESKAEFCRKLGAVGVVNRRGFDHWGMLPHWTDTDAFATWLEGAKRFGKAFWDALGERVSPRIVFEHPGEETVPTSIFMCDTGGMVVICAGTTGYNAVVDLRYLWMRQKRFQGSHFANDEQSRAFNQLVVDGRVDPCLSRTFAFHEIPGAHQLMAGNRHPEGNMAALVSAPREGLTDLPG
- the add gene encoding adenosine deaminase, encoding MPYPKIELHVHLEATLHPERLLDIARRNGYPLPVDTVEGVRALYRFRDFDHFIEVWILVTNALRHADDFRQLVVDYAGEAAGHGAVYIEGIFSPVERVWRGVEWDEIFSGYCDGAQEARERHGVEVRLTPDITRDSPLEDAMAAVRYAIEYRDRGVVGIGLGGEETRCPPEPFTPAFRAAKEGGLGSVPHAGEVVGPRSIWGALEKLGADRIRHGIRAEEDPALVRELADRGIVLDVCPVSNLRTGAVASLGQHPLPRLVGHGIRCSISTDDPEMFDTDLTREYEVATGFGIPPRAFYEAGVAGALCDAETKERLDAIGRAYPWPEARES
- a CDS encoding adenylate/guanylate cyclase domain-containing protein, with the protein product MSSRSGTPDTWFLRTRDGVFIAYQVVGKGPVDVAFGFNSDEGNVDLMWDEPDWRPFLTGAAEFARVILHDRRATGVSSRNVPPPNLETQVSDLLAVLDVTGAARPILAGGTQGGQMHALFAATHPDRVAGLLWNNPVARTAWAPDYPWGDGPEEFERSMRRSQLWGTADYGRSIAEYREAERRGVPLAALADLAAVDHDHERLNIYAKIVRNTATPDVAHEIYRIDWETDVRAILPSVHVPAALITGTRDEVAQAEYIASLMPNATVHVLEGRSGLAAEPILDILRGLAGIERPPPGLDTVLSTVLFTDIVDSTARQAAVGDRAWKELVLAHHAVVREALARWRGVENDTAGDGFYATFDGPARAIRCALEIAERVRHLEIEVRAGVHTGECEVIDGKCAGITVSIGARVASSASASEVLVSQTVKDLVAGSGFTFHDSGEHELKGIPDRWHLYRAAT